TCCGTGCAACGGAATTTTAAGCGTGCCTCGATGTGATAGTATTCCTGCCTGCTTCATCAACGATGGCCGCCGTAAGAGTGTTTACAGGCAGGGTGATTAACGAGGAATTTATGAAGATTGGTTATCTGTTTCCGGCTGCTGTGGGAATTGCGGGCGTAACGCTTTTGGTCTGGTTTATCGCAAGCGGTGCCTGGATGCCTGGGGCTTAGTACCACCCCGGTCAAAACAAACTCCTATGACCAGTTATGACGTCAGCTATTTGAACTGGGTAAAATCCGATCTATTATGAGACTGCTGTACACACTGTGTGTGTGTATACGAGAATTACTGGGTCATCCAGTTTTGCATTTTTAGCCTGGCTTCGTGCCGGGCTTTTTCTTACGTCAAATATGAAGAGCAGAGATAACTAAACCCTCTCTCGGAATTATCCAGTGCGCAAAGGGGGGTATCCTCTGCTAACCTTAAGTCAGACATTAAGGGAGGCTTATGCGCACAAGAAATACAGTTTTAATGATGGTTTTGTCGGCAATCTCATTGACGGCTTCCGCTTCACAAACACTGACTTGCAGCCTGACGCACAGTGTCAACTCACCCGGCCAGCAGCCAAAAGTATCAGTGGTAAACACGCACTCCACGGTGACGGATGAGGGTAAAAGCTTTACCTTTTCTACCGATGGTCAGAAAAAAATCACTTCCCCTGAGCTGCAGCCTTTAAAAACTGAAGATGGCGAAACGGCGATGGCAGCAAAAGTGAAGGATGTCACTTTTGTGAAGCTGAAAGAGAGCTATGTACTGCGTAATGCCAGCGAGAGTTACGTTTATTCGGATTGCAAACCTGCAGAAAACTAAATCTCACAACGTCACTGTTGCAGGTTCAGAACCCGATGCCAGACCATGCATCAGGTTCTGAACCCAGGCTATGTTTGTTCAGGCTGACCGTTGGAAGCGGTAATACCGCCATCTACCGGCAGATTTACGCCGGTAATATAGCTGGCATCATCGCTGGCAATAAAGGCAACTGCACTGGCAATGTTTTCCGGCAGCCCTGCTCGTGCCAGCGGAA
This genomic window from Erwinia sp. E_sp_B01_1 contains:
- a CDS encoding YoaK family small membrane protein, which translates into the protein MKIGYLFPAAVGIAGVTLLVWFIASGAWMPGA